The following nucleotide sequence is from Bradyrhizobium roseum.
AGGCCGACCAGCAGAACCTGGACGAGCAGCAATTCGCCAACGTGGTGAAGCAGCGCACCCGAGCCCTGCTGCACGCCGACCAGCCGGCGCTGAAGTTCGGCCCTGAGGCAATCGTGAAACGAAGGAGCGCATCATGAAGGCCACGATCGAGAGCACCGATTGCATCGTCGAAATCTCCGATCCGTCCGGGCGCCGCGCTTCGGCGCGCGTCTGGGAAGGCGTCACCGAGGGCGGCGTCAAGTTCACCGCCTACATCACGCAAACCCAGGTGCGCGCAGGCGCCGGACGCGAGGCCGAGTTCAACCGCGATCTGATCCGGAGCGGCCGGCCGTCGGTGGAAACGGCCAAAGCGATTGATCACCGCTACGTCGTGTGAAGCGCGGTACGCCATCACCGCCGCGCCAGCGTTTCTCACCAACCGATTGCAATTGCCGAAGTTTTCGCCCCTGCCTATATTGTGGCGGGGAAGGGACCCATGCCGTCGCTGAAGATGAAAGCGGGCGACACCGGCTATGTCCGGATGAAGGTGCTCGAGGCCGGCGCGGACTATTTCCAGATCGTCGTCGAGGGCCGGATCATGACGGTCACGCTGTGGGTTCCTGCGGACGAGTGTGCGCTCTACCAGGACATCGGCGAGCTGCGTCCGCCGCGCCGGGCAAATCCTGCCCATATCGAGCGTTAACCGGCTCACAACTTGTTGCCCTTAACCCTGCATGGCCAAGGGGTTATGTGCATGCGTTCAGTCCCCGGATCATTCGATTTGTCGTTCCTGGTGCCGCGCGCCGTACTGCTCGGCATCGCGCAGGCCGAGATTACCGCAACGCGCGGCTGCACCATCGAGCTTGAGTTTCCGCTGGTCCGGATCCGCGGCGATTCCCGCGTGGCCGTGTTCGATGCGGCTTCCGACCTAGTACGGCATATTCCCCGCAGGGACACGCCGATCTCGATCAGCGCCATCCTGCACACCCCGGAGCGGCCATCGGGCTTTGACCGCTGGTCGATCATCGTCGGCGCCGACGTCGCGTTTTCGCCGACATCGCTGGACCCGCATTTCCCAAGAGCTCCGACGGCATGAGAAACTGGCGTTCACCAGGCCGCGGATCCGCGCCGGTGGGCCGCCGGTTCACCATCGGATTCGACGACGAGACGGCGGACCAGGTGCGGGCGCTGGCCGCGGCCGATCGCGTCTCGTTCGCCGAGAAGGCGCGCCAGCTCGTCGAGTGGGGCCTCGAGGCCGTCAAGGAAGAGGGGCAACCAGGTGCGACTGCTCGATCTCAAAATCGGTGACATCCTGGATTATTCCGGCCGGCAAACGCGCTGGAAGGCGCCCGCCGGCGCGCGCACGATCTGGCATATCGTCGTCACCGAGCCCGGCAGCGACAAGACGGTGGCCAGGCGTCTCGAGGATATCGACCTCAAGCCTTACGTGCCGCTGGTCTACAAGACGATTCTCGCAGGCCGCGGCCGCCGGCGCGAGGTCTCGCTGTCGATGTTTCCCTGCTACATCCTGCTGCCGATGCCGGGCGATGGCGACGCCTGGCACCACGTCAGGACAACGCGCGGCGTGTATGATTTCCTGACCGTCGACGGCTTGCGGCCGGCGACGCTGTCGGAGGCCGCGATCGAGGCGATCCGCTTCAAGGAGCGACAGATCGACAACAAGCGCCAGCAGCGCCTGGCGCTCGAGGGCAAGAGCGAGTGGCGCAAGGGCGACCAGGTCTGGGTCGATCTCTTGCCGGCGCCGTTCAACAAGATGCTGGCTGTGATCGAGGACCTCGACGACCGCGGCCGGATCAACGTGCTGCTCGAAATGGAATTGTTCGGCCGCAAATCATGGCCGGTCGAGCCGAAGCAGGTCGCGCGCGTGGCGCAGTGATGCACATCAGATCGGAGCTGGGGCATCATCAGCCTTACATAGTGAACGCGGCCGTTCTCAGCGGCCGCGGGCTGGCGCATCGACCGATCAAAAGGGACGTGAGCCGGCGCGGCGCTCAAACCGCCGCCACAGCGAGCGACCTGCAGAAGGTTTGCTCTGCGCGAAGCGTGGAGACCGATTATGTGACGCCCATCGTCGAAGAGACGGGGGCCTGAGGTGCTTCAACACCTCGAGCCGCGAGCTCGCACTCGCATGACCTGACCCGGCCGAAGCCCGGCCATCCCGCCACCGCGCACGCGGCGGGACGATTAAGTCTCAGATCATGCAATCACTGGAGTCCCCGGCGTTCGTTCGGCCGGCGAAGTTTGCCCACATAGTTAATTACCAGCGCGCGCCGAAAGTAATCGCCGCTTACCTCAACTGCGAGTCGCCGGGCAACGAGGCGCTTCCATGATTGGGGGGCCCACGCTGCGGTATTCGCTCAGCTGCCAAGCGAGGGAGAAAACCGAGCAACCCGGCTCGTTGGTGCACGCACCAAGCCCGCTAGGGTCGCTTTCGGCGCGTCGCGCGATCTATTCACGAAATTCGGTTTCATGGGCGTCTACGCGGGCTTGGCGCCACGATTTGAAACAGAGCGACATTCGGGCGCTGCGGACTGCAAAGCAGAACGTCGATGAGGGCGTCATCGCCGGCGCGGCCACCGAAGTCGCCGAGCTAGTCGGCGCACTCTTCGGTCCTTTGAATAGTTGGCTGGTTTCTACCGTGGCGGTCGGACACTCACGGCGACCCGACAGCTTTGCGGTCAGGTTGGCAGCTGCTGTTGCGCTTGAGCTGAGGCTTCCGTTCGACAAGATCTTTGCCGACCGGTTCGTCGATGGCGTTTCGCATCCGAAAGAGTTTCGGAAGCTGCCTGCGCTGCAGCGGGTTCTTGATCCGCAATCGCCGGTGTTGCTGATCGACGATGTCGCGACCAGTGGGTGGCACATTGAGGAAGCGGTCAACAGCCTCCGCGCCTTCGGCGTGGGGTGTTTCGCGGTGTGCTGGATCAGCGGCACCTTGAAGGCATCTCAGCGGGCTACGATCGACCACGCCCGCGGTCTCAGACACGCGCATCCAATACGTGGCTAAAGGACGGGCTGCATGTCGACCGCGCTCGTCGATCCGATGGCCTCGGTGCGCGCTTACTTGGCAGCCGAGAAGAGCAACAATACCCGCCGCGCCTATGGGGCTGACTGGGCCGATTTCACCGCCTGGGCCGACACTGTAAATCTGAACAGTATGCCGGCCGAGCCCGCCACCGTGGCGCGCTACCTGGCCCAGCTCGCCGACGGCGGCAAGAAGGCTTCCACGATTCAGCGGCGCGTTGCTGCGATCCGCGCGGCGCACAAGGCCGCCGGCCATGAACCGCCGACCAACGCCGAGGGCGTCAAGGCGACCATGCGTGGCATCCGGCGCCGTCTCGGCGCCAGGCCAACCCGCAAGGCGCCGGCGACGGCCGAGGTGCTGGCGAAGATCCTCGAGAAGCTGCCGACCACGCTTGCGGGCCTGCGCGACCGCGCGCTCCTGCTGATCGGCTTTGCCGCAGCTCTGCGGCGTTCCGAGCTGGTTGACCTGGAGGTCAACGACATCGAGCGGCGGTCGCGCGGCATCGTGCTACAGATCCGCGGCTCGAAAACCGACCAGGAAGGCAAGGGCGAACTGATCCCGGTGCCGAACGGCCGCGAGTTGCGGCCCGTCGACGCGCTCGATGCGTGGCTCGGGGCTGGCGGAATCACCCAAGGGGCTATCTTTCGGAATGTCGATCGACACGGCCGCGTTGGATCCGCGGCGCTCTCCGATCGAGCAGTCGCCGATATCGTCAAGCGCGCGATCGCTAGCTGCGGGCTCGACGCCAAGCTGTTTTCCGGCCACTCGATGCGCGCCGGCTTTATCACCTCGTCCCTCGATCGAAAGGTCGATCTGTTCAAGATCATGAAGATCAGCCGGCATGTGAAGGTCGACACGCTTAAGGTCTACGACCGGCGGGAAAGTGGCTTTGATGATCACGCCGGCGGTGAGTTTCTCTGAAGCTTGTCTAGCGTCTGGCGCCCTCGTAATGTCGCCAGGCCGCCGGGAGCCCTGACATGACGCGTGACATGGACCTTGTTCGAGACATTTTGCTCCGGTTGGAGCAACTGCCTGCCACGAGAGACGAATACGTGCAGGTCGCGGTCGACGGTGAGATCTTTCGGGATCTTAAGGCGAGCGCCCCAGAGATTGGCTATCACGTCAAGCTGCTGATTGATCACGGTTTCATCCTATCGCGGTCAAAAAGGCATCCAACCATAGGCTTTCTATTCGAGGGCCTCAGTTGGGAGGCTCACGATTTCGTCGACTCGGTCCGAAACGACGACATCTGGAATAAGACAAAGGCTGGGGCGCAGCGCGCTGGCGGCTGGACTTTCGAGCTGCTGCGTGAACTGGCAAAATCGATCATCAAGCACGAACTCGGGAAATATATTCCCGGTGTCACTTAGTTCACATCTGATAACAGCCCTTAACGGAAGCCAGAACTTGCGTGCCCAATCGGCCGCTGCGGGCCAAATTTATGACGACGTCGCTCAAATCGAGGCGACGGAGTGCAAGAACGTCCGCACCCTGCGCGATCACGATCGCCGCGAGTGTGGGTTCGACGAAAGTGCTGAATTTGTTGAGGGGCTATTTGCCGCCTCGGTTCAATTTGTCCAGCTCGCCCACTCCGTCCTTAATAATATCTTTAACCGTCGGGTCCTTGCTGGAATAGTCTTTGTTGGGATCCTTGGTGTCTTTGCTTTGGTTGACGTTCTTGTCGCCGGGATCCTTGTTAGGGCCTACAGCCATTTTAATTCCTCCCGTTTAAGTAGATGGATGATCAGTCTAAACCTTTCTGAGAGCACAATACAATGGGCCGTTCTGGGAGAGGCCGCCAGAGATTGGCGGCCTCTTTTTCATTGCGAGGACGCATGCAGGCAAAGCCAGCTGCGCCAACCGTCGCGCCAACCCTAAAACGGAACAGCGTCACGCACGCCTGGATCACGGACCCAGTGTTTATCGAGCTCGCCAGCGAAGCGCAGCGCCGGCGCGTGCATCCCGATCGCCTGACGGCCGCGATCGTCGAGAAGGTGATCCGCAATGGCTTGGTCGACGCGCTGTTAGATGATCCGAGGTTCGCATGTACGAAGTGAAGCTTTCTGCGCTTGGTTGCCCGACCGAAGAATTCGCCGCCGCGCTCGAGAAGCATCGCACGGCTGTCGAAGATCACATGATGGGCGAGCCTGGCCGTGCGGCGCCGATCGCGGGCGAGCTCGTGGCGTTCCTGGTGCAGCGGATCCCTGACAAAGGACCGGTCGCCGATCGCGGACCCGACCGCATCGTGATCGTGCCGTACACGATCATCGACGACACGCCGTTGCCGGCTGAAACGCAGGCCGCCCTGGACGTATTGCGCGAGACGATTTCCGGCTGATCGACGGCCGACGAGGGGAGCGTGGGCTCAGACCCCGCGAATCCGCATGCCCAAAGCTGCTAAAAACGCTGCTGATTTTGCTGAGAAGCCGCTCAAAAATGCCAAGCACGAGGCAGTTTTGCAGGCTTACATCGCAGATCCAAAGCGCATTGGCTTCAAATCCTATCTTGTTGTTTATCCTAATTCTTCCGACGCTGCGGCGTCGACCGGGTTCAGCCGGTTGCTCAAGAATGCGGGGTTCGCGGCTCGACTGAGCTTTCTGGACGCCCGCGTGACGGAGAAAGTGGTCGAGCAGGCCGCCGTCACCAGGGAGCAGGTGATCGAGGAACTCGCCAAGATCGGCTTTGCCAACATGCTCGACTACGCCCGCGTGACGGATGACGGCGAGCCGTACATCGACCTTTCCGGGGTGACGCGCGACAAGGCCGCGGCGATCGCATCGTTCACGGTGGAGGATTTCAAGGACGGCCGCGGCGAGGATGCGCGCGACGTCCGCAAGGTGACCTTCAAGCTGCACGACAAGCGCGCTGCGCTGGTCGATATCGGCCGCCACCTCGGCATGTTCGAGGAGAAGCACAAGCACGAGCACACCGGCAAGGACGGCGCTGCGCTGGTGCCCGTGATCAACATCAATGGCCAAAAGCGCAGCGGCGCTTAAGCCGGAGAGCGCCGAGCTCGACTTCGATCTCCACGCCAAACAGGAGCAAGCGCTCAACTCGGTGGCGACCGAGATCCTGTATGGCGGCGCCGCCGGCGGCGGCAAATCGCATCTGATGCGGGTCGCCGCGGTGCTGTGGTGCTCGATGATCCCGGGCCTGCAGGTCTATCTGTTCCGCCGGCTGCGCGACGATCTGATCAAGAACCACATGGAAGGCCCGAACGGCTTTCGCGCGATGCTGGCCGGTTGGGTCGCGTGCGGCTTCTGCGTCATCATCGAGGACCAGATCAGGTTCTGGAACGGCTCGAAGATCTATCTCTGTCACTGCAAGGACGAGGCGCACCGGTTCAAATACCAGGGCGCTGAGATCCATGTGCTGCTGA
It contains:
- the nusG gene encoding transcription termination/antitermination protein NusG, whose amino-acid sequence is MRLLDLKIGDILDYSGRQTRWKAPAGARTIWHIVVTEPGSDKTVARRLEDIDLKPYVPLVYKTILAGRGRRREVSLSMFPCYILLPMPGDGDAWHHVRTTRGVYDFLTVDGLRPATLSEAAIEAIRFKERQIDNKRQQRLALEGKSEWRKGDQVWVDLLPAPFNKMLAVIEDLDDRGRINVLLEMELFGRKSWPVEPKQVARVAQ
- a CDS encoding site-specific integrase, encoding MSTALVDPMASVRAYLAAEKSNNTRRAYGADWADFTAWADTVNLNSMPAEPATVARYLAQLADGGKKASTIQRRVAAIRAAHKAAGHEPPTNAEGVKATMRGIRRRLGARPTRKAPATAEVLAKILEKLPTTLAGLRDRALLLIGFAAALRRSELVDLEVNDIERRSRGIVLQIRGSKTDQEGKGELIPVPNGRELRPVDALDAWLGAGGITQGAIFRNVDRHGRVGSAALSDRAVADIVKRAIASCGLDAKLFSGHSMRAGFITSSLDRKVDLFKIMKISRHVKVDTLKVYDRRESGFDDHAGGEFL
- a CDS encoding terminase small subunit, which codes for MPKAAKNAADFAEKPLKNAKHEAVLQAYIADPKRIGFKSYLVVYPNSSDAAASTGFSRLLKNAGFAARLSFLDARVTEKVVEQAAVTREQVIEELAKIGFANMLDYARVTDDGEPYIDLSGVTRDKAAAIASFTVEDFKDGRGEDARDVRKVTFKLHDKRAALVDIGRHLGMFEEKHKHEHTGKDGAALVPVININGQKRSGA
- a CDS encoding DUF2513 domain-containing protein; this translates as MTRDMDLVRDILLRLEQLPATRDEYVQVAVDGEIFRDLKASAPEIGYHVKLLIDHGFILSRSKRHPTIGFLFEGLSWEAHDFVDSVRNDDIWNKTKAGAQRAGGWTFELLRELAKSIIKHELGKYIPGVT